Within Myxococcales bacterium, the genomic segment GCGCGGAAACGCATCGATGGATTCGGACGCGCGTTGCATCATCAAGCGATGGAAATTGATTATATGAACGCCGCTGGTTTCGGGGCCCGTGGATAGCATTGGATGCGCCTGCTTTAGTCGCCCGCAGTCGTCTGGCGCCAATAGTCCGAGCTCCTTGAGCACATCGAGTGCGTGTTTGGCTTCCGCACGCGTGATTTTCGGCATCAGTTGCTTGCAGATCCAATCCGGCTGGCTACGAAAGTAAGGGCTCGCAGCCAGCTCAAATATGGCCGGCGCGTACCAGAGCGCGTGATACATCGCTTGGTTGTGATCGAGCTTGTGAATAGTGCGGTAGCGATGAAACGCTTGCAGCTGCTCGTAGTGACGATGCTTCTGGCGACTGTCGTTGGCCTGGTTGAATTGCACCAACGTCGTGAAGTATCGCGCTCGCTGCTCGTCCATTTGGCACGTAGCCGCGAAGCGGCGGGCCATCGCCACTGATAGTCTGCGCTTGGATTCGATGATCAGCTTCAAATAGTTCGGCGAGGCAATCCCAGCGCGCTTCGAGAAATAACGATAGGAAAAGCCTCTGTGCTGCGCTTTACGAGCCAGGTAGTAGTCCGCCAGGAACTTCCGATAATCCAGGTATTCAAAAACATCAGGTAGCTTGTCCACGTTCTGAACATGCGGGAGAACCACCCGCTGGTCCAGTCAAATACATCACAAATCGTATTCTACAGAATACGTAATTGTGGCAATTCAGCGTATGATTAGGGATATTATCCATGGGAGATATCAGAGATTTGATTAATGCGAGCTCTCGTCGAGCGAGCTTGGGTTCAGTAGAGGACTTGCCACGGCGCAAGGGTCCCTTATCATGCACGCATGGGGCGACACTCTGGGCTCGTCGTCTGCGTGATGGCATTGGCGTGGGGATGTGGGCGGATTGGTTACACGTATCTTGACGAGACCTCGCCTCCGACGGGGGATGGGGGCTTAGACGGCACTAGCGATGGCGCTTCCGATGGCAGTTCAGACGGCGCTTCCGATGGCAGTGCAGATGGCACGATGGATGGCAACACATGCCCGCCGTCATGTGATGAAGGGCAAGCCTGCACGGCGAATGCCGATTGCGCCACGGGGTTCTGCTATAACGCAACCTGCGCAGAAGCCGCCTGTGTTGAAGCTTCACGCATCTCTTTCAAGGAAGTCGGTGCTTATGCCTCGTCGCACCAATGTGGCATCAGGAATGACGGCACCCTGTGGTGTTGGGGCAGCCACACCTACGGACAGCTAGGTATTGGCGCGCCCACCGGGTCCGGTCACGATAAAGGATCCCCCACTCAGGTGGGGACTGAGACAACTTGGAAAGCGATTGCGGGCTTGGCGGATAGCCATACCTGCGCGGTCAAGGACGATGGCAGTATGTGGTGTTGGGGTCGCAACAACCAACACCAACTGGGCCTTGGCGAGACGGGCGGCCCTCAAGAGGTTCAGCCGGTACAGGTCGGTACGGATCTCGATTGGGACAAGGTGACGACATGTGGCAGTCCGTGCAGCTGTGCGATTCGCACAGACCAAAGTTTGTGGTGCTGGGGTGCGCTTCTCGTCTTCGCGGCTCCGCTCGCAGAAGATCCAGCGCCCATCAGTTCTCCCGCGGTGCAGTGGCGATCGGTAGCCGGCGGGGATTTGCACGTGTGCGGCATCGATACGACGAATGTGCTTTGGTGTGTGGGCAAGAACATCTACGGACAGCTTGGAACCGGTGCGTTTTCCATCGAAGAGACGGCTCCAGTCGTGGTGACTGGTGGACACAGTTGGCGGAAAGTTGCCGCGGGGGTCAACTTCACCTGTGCACTAGAACTCGATAGCACCCTGTGGTGCTGGGGTAGTAATGTGCAAGGGCAGCTGGGGCAGGGGACCATGGGGTACGGTATCAACAGCCCTGTCCAAGTCGGCACGGCCGCTTGGCTCGATATTAGCTTGGGAGCCACTCATGCATGCGGAGTGCGTTCGGATGCCACGTTATGGTGTTGGGGGAGCAATAACTCTGGAGAGTTGGGCCAGGGGTCAATAAGCCCAGCCGTTCTACAACCAGCGCAAGTGGGATCCGATGCCTGGTGGAAGTCTGTGCATGTGGGCTCAGCTTTCAGCTGCGCGCGGCGTGAGGATGACTCGCTATGGTGTTGGGGTGATAACCAGCATGGCCAGCTGGGGGGGGGGACCGTAGGCGGAACGCAATCTTTGCCAGAGTCGGTTTGCCGTTAATGGGAGTTCGCAGGCTCGGTGTGAATGACCACATCTTGGACTTCGGGGAACGCCTGGCGGATGGCGTCTTGAACCTGGTGGGTCTTCCGATGCGCTTCGTGTAATGGAAGCATGGAGTCCAAATGGATATGGAGATCCATGTGGATGTGTTGGGCTGTTCCTCGCGTACGAATCTTATGGACGAGATGCACACCCGGCACAGATTGCGCCACTTTACCGACCCTTTCGGGGTCAAGTTGAGCATGGTCCACCAGCACGCCCAAATTGGTCCAAAGAATCGACCAGGCGACTCGACCGATAAGCAGCATGACGAATAGCGCGCCCAGTACATCTGCATGTGCGATATGATACTTGCTGCCAACCATACTAAGGACCACGACCAGGGCCGCCAGCGCATCCGAGAGAGTGTGCGCTGCGTCTGCTGTCAGAATCGAG encodes:
- a CDS encoding TIGR02147 family protein, whose protein sequence is MDKLPDVFEYLDYRKFLADYYLARKAQHRGFSYRYFSKRAGIASPNYLKLIIESKRRLSVAMARRFAATCQMDEQRARYFTTLVQFNQANDSRQKHRHYEQLQAFHRYRTIHKLDHNQAMYHALWYAPAIFELAASPYFRSQPDWICKQLMPKITRAEAKHALDVLKELGLLAPDDCGRLKQAHPMLSTGPETSGVHIINFHRLMMQRASESIDAFPREQRDISSLTLCLDSTGLATIKQRIQDLRKELLELSLRQSVPQQVVQVNFQLFPLSHEVKKES
- a CDS encoding cation transporter, yielding MNQRDRSVIRVLVVVLLLNLGVAATKFLIGLHTGALALLADALHSVLDASSNVVGIVGITLAVRPPDSEHPYGHRRFETVAALFIGILIAAGLLEIGQGAWDAFHSTTTPEVSWWQIGVVLGTVFINLVISQTESRQGKLLRSSILTADAAHTLSDALAALVVVLSMVGSKYHIAHADVLGALFVMLLIGRVAWSILWTNLGVLVDHAQLDPERVGKVAQSVPGVHLVHKIRTRGTAQHIHMDLHIHLDSMLPLHEAHRKTHQVQDAIRQAFPEVQDVVIHTEPANSH